The Firmicutes bacterium CAG:345 genome window below encodes:
- a CDS encoding germination protease (product inferred by homology to UniProt), whose protein sequence is MERKYNSFDIAAEVYENVKLPGFFKYHRIYRNVHVEELKVTLKNNPYKIEKGRYILIECKKNFDEIFEQVLEKYLRSIIRQNLLKKKNILIVGLGNEEYSPDALGPKTAKMINATKHLNKKSKKNVAVIYPNVMSKTGMETSDIVKAIVDKEQIDLVIAIDSLATRKIDRLNKVIQITDTGISPGAGIGNYRKRMVQEYLKVPVIAIGVATVVDSYSLLYEYFDKTNLSKI, encoded by the coding sequence GTGGAAAGAAAATATAATTCGTTTGATATAGCCGCTGAAGTTTATGAAAATGTTAAACTTCCCGGCTTTTTTAAATATCATCGTATCTATCGGAATGTTCATGTTGAGGAATTGAAAGTAACTTTAAAAAATAATCCCTACAAAATAGAAAAAGGGCGTTATATTTTAATAGAATGTAAAAAGAATTTTGATGAAATATTTGAACAGGTTCTTGAAAAATATTTACGATCGATTATCAGACAAAATTTATTGAAAAAAAAGAATATTTTAATTGTTGGCTTAGGAAATGAGGAATATTCGCCTGATGCTTTAGGACCTAAAACAGCTAAGATGATTAACGCTACTAAACATCTGAATAAAAAGAGCAAGAAAAATGTTGCAGTAATTTATCCGAATGTAATGTCGAAAACAGGCATGGAAACATCTGATATTGTAAAAGCAATAGTAGATAAAGAGCAAATAGATTTAGTGATAGCTATAGATTCTTTAGCTACAAGAAAAATAGATAGATTAAATAAAGTTATTCAAATTACAGATACAGGAATTAGTCCCGGTGCTGGAATTGGAAATTATCGAAAGAGAATGGTCCAAGAATATTTGAAAGTTCCGGTTATTGCAATCGGTGTTGCAACGGTAGTTGATTCATATTCATTATTATATGAATATTTTGATAAGACAAATCTTTCTAAAATATAA
- a CDS encoding unknown (no significant homology to UniProt) encodes MKLLKTLAIIFFGLILFAGVASYSGASEKSSTNIGEQIDQLESAINNGQIITDGIIEDDENPDTMPNVIGEGAAKVGEKVTSGFSYILKSISDIFQTLLG; translated from the coding sequence GTGAAATTACTTAAAACCTTAGCGATTATCTTTTTCGGGCTTATCTTGTTTGCCGGAGTTGCATCTTATTCTGGTGCATCGGAAAAAAGTTCAACTAATATTGGTGAACAAATTGATCAGCTTGAAAGCGCCATTAATAACGGCCAAATTATTACCGACGGAATAATTGAAGATGATGAGAATCCAGACACAATGCCAAACGTGATTGGAGAAGGGGCCGCTAAGGTTGGAGAAAAAGTAACATCTGGTTTTTCCTACATCCTAAAATCTATAAGCGATATTTTCCAGACACTTTTGGGTTGA
- a CDS encoding unknown (no significant homology to UniProt), translating into MYTSFDGDVVEKIFASDKDDIVNVTNSFNLEKTIAREISRTPEDYITNHPKKTASKAIAENANTKYEVKAFHTFYIDFSSDVFNEYYSLGYDMYSLKIEYRFRREKGNAKLFFK; encoded by the coding sequence ATGTATACATCATTTGATGGAGATGTTGTAGAGAAAATATTTGCTTCTGATAAGGATGATATTGTAAATGTAACAAATTCATTCAATTTAGAAAAAACTATAGCTCGTGAAATTTCAAGAACTCCGGAGGATTATATTACTAATCACCCCAAGAAAACAGCAAGTAAAGCAATTGCTGAAAATGCAAATACCAAATATGAAGTAAAAGCTTTTCATACATTTTATATTGATTTTTCTTCTGATGTCTTTAATGAATATTACAGTTTGGGGTACGACATGTATTCTTTGAAAATTGAATATCGATTCAGAAGAGAAAAAGGCAATGCTAAACTTTTTTTCAAGTAA
- a CDS encoding serine acetyltransferase (product inferred by homology to UniProt) — protein MSQKKIKQESYFASIKRRDPAANNFFQILFTYPGVRAYFSYKIAHFFFTHHMKFLAELISYFSRKHTGIEIHPGAKIGKRLFIDHGSGTVIGETAVIGDDVLIYHGVTLGATGTSIRHGEKRHPTIGNNVMLGANSTLLGAITIGDNCIIAANSLVLKDIENDTIVKTIYINKCDKKNISK, from the coding sequence ATGTCACAGAAAAAAATTAAACAAGAAAGCTACTTTGCTTCTATAAAAAGACGTGATCCTGCCGCCAATAATTTCTTTCAAATTTTATTCACATATCCGGGGGTGCGCGCATATTTTTCATATAAAATTGCTCATTTCTTTTTTACTCATCATATGAAGTTTCTAGCTGAATTAATCAGTTATTTTTCACGAAAGCATACCGGTATAGAAATTCACCCAGGTGCTAAAATTGGAAAAAGACTTTTTATTGATCATGGATCAGGAACAGTTATCGGAGAAACAGCAGTTATCGGCGATGATGTTTTAATTTATCACGGAGTTACTTTAGGAGCTACTGGAACTTCAATAAGACACGGAGAAAAAAGACATCCAACAATTGGAAACAATGTTATGCTAGGAGCAAATAGCACTCTTCTTGGTGCTATTACAATTGGAGATAATTGTATAATTGCTGCTAATTCATTGGTCCTTAAAGACATTGAAAATGACACAATAGTAAAAACTATATATATCAATAAGTGCGATAAAAAAAATATATCAAAATAA
- a CDS encoding cysteine synthase (product inferred by homology to UniProt), which translates to MNIDLSEFKINKTPIAEFIDKNNNHLFVKEESKNPSGSIKDRVFLYGLKKLLSDGKIEPGYTLEIASSGNAAISLATIAPFFDLKVKVYMPSSTSSERRTIMNVMQIEAHYIEGGMTKTIEEAKKEAEKPNNFYFDQFFDPIFLGAHEDTAKEISEELSNIDYIVSGVGTGITINALSSKLKKYYPNLKIIAYEPDEAHFLSEHQFGPHSLEGVGPNFYPPNVQGINIEKIVSITKNEAYDMAIELFKHGHDYGITTAANIVAATKSGLANKNILVINYDSIQKYLNVLNKYVTEKN; encoded by the coding sequence ATGAATATTGATCTAAGTGAATTTAAAATTAATAAAACCCCAATAGCAGAATTTATTGATAAAAACAATAATCATTTATTTGTTAAAGAAGAAAGCAAAAATCCTTCAGGATCGATTAAAGATCGTGTATTTTTATATGGATTAAAAAAATTATTATCTGATGGAAAAATTGAACCTGGTTATACTCTTGAAATAGCATCCTCAGGAAATGCTGCAATATCTTTAGCAACTATTGCTCCTTTTTTCGATCTCAAAGTTAAAGTGTATATGCCTAGTTCTACTTCTTCCGAAAGAAGAACAATTATGAATGTCATGCAAATTGAAGCCCATTATATCGAAGGTGGAATGACTAAAACCATTGAAGAAGCAAAAAAAGAGGCGGAAAAACCTAATAACTTTTATTTCGATCAATTCTTCGATCCAATATTTCTTGGTGCTCACGAAGATACCGCTAAAGAAATAAGCGAAGAATTATCAAATATCGACTATATAGTTTCTGGTGTCGGTACTGGTATAACTATCAATGCTCTATCTTCCAAATTAAAAAAATACTATCCGAATTTAAAAATTATCGCTTATGAACCTGATGAAGCACATTTCTTGTCAGAACATCAATTTGGTCCTCATTCTTTAGAGGGGGTCGGTCCTAATTTTTATCCACCAAATGTTCAAGGTATCAATATTGAAAAAATTGTATCAATAACAAAAAATGAAGCATATGATATGGCGATAGAACTATTTAAACATGGTCATGACTATGGCATTACTACAGCAGCTAATATTGTTGCTGCCACCAAATCTGGTTTAGCAAACAAGAATATACTTGTTATCAATTATGATTCTATTCAAAAATATCTTAATGTTTTAAATAAATATGTCACAGAAAAAAATTAA
- a CDS encoding methionyl-tRNA formyltransferase (product inferred by homology to UniProt): MKTIIFLGTPQMSADLLEEIIKDNKYKVVGVISQPDKPLGRKKILTPSPVSMVALKYNIPLHRPEKLNNDYEFIERLQPDLLLTFAYGQLISTKVLSLSKYQALNLHGSLLPKYRGAAPIQYALKNGDKKTGVCLMAMVKKMDAGAVYGKVEISIDEEDNYTSLCKKITEASHICMNRYLPDFFENKIIPLEQNEEEVTFSPSIKPEEEHLDLQKSSEEFLNQIRSLSGTPCGYLYLESGEKFKIYKAHYLNDLVESEVGKIIVAHKKDLIIQLKDGQINLDIVQKSGKNKMDSQSFNNGTAFLGSVLK, translated from the coding sequence ATGAAAACGATAATTTTTTTAGGAACTCCACAGATGTCGGCTGATCTTTTAGAAGAAATAATTAAAGATAATAAGTATAAAGTTGTTGGAGTAATCAGTCAACCAGATAAACCTCTTGGAAGAAAGAAAATTTTAACCCCTAGTCCAGTTTCTATGGTTGCTTTAAAATATAACATTCCACTTCATAGACCAGAAAAATTAAATAATGATTATGAATTTATTGAACGATTACAACCAGACTTGCTTTTAACATTTGCTTATGGACAATTAATTTCTACAAAAGTATTGTCTTTAAGTAAATATCAAGCCTTGAATCTTCATGGATCTTTATTGCCAAAATATCGCGGTGCAGCTCCAATTCAATATGCACTTAAAAATGGAGATAAGAAAACCGGTGTTTGTCTAATGGCCATGGTAAAAAAGATGGATGCTGGAGCAGTATATGGTAAAGTTGAAATTAGTATAGATGAAGAAGATAATTATACTTCTTTATGTAAAAAAATAACGGAAGCCAGTCATATTTGTATGAATAGATACTTGCCAGATTTTTTTGAAAATAAAATTATTCCTTTAGAACAAAATGAAGAAGAAGTTACTTTTTCTCCAAGTATTAAACCAGAAGAAGAACATTTGGATTTACAAAAATCTTCTGAAGAATTTTTGAATCAAATTAGATCTTTAAGTGGAACTCCATGTGGCTATCTATATTTGGAAAGTGGTGAGAAATTCAAAATTTATAAGGCACATTATTTGAATGATTTAGTTGAAAGTGAAGTTGGAAAAATAATAGTAGCCCATAAAAAAGATTTAATTATCCAACTCAAAGATGGCCAGATAAATTTAGATATTGTTCAAAAATCAGGAAAAAACAAAATGGATAGTCAGTCTTTTAATAATGGAACTGCTTTTTTAGGAAGCGTATTAAAATGA
- a CDS encoding hypothetical membrane protein conserved (product inferred by homology to UniProt), whose translation MNRRKWITYISLSAIFIALNIVLTIYLIIPLPGQGYANLSDAIIILLSSLIHPLLGAVVGAISGAISDLILGYGIYIPFTFLIKGIEGLVVGYILRIIFKSKPKIGLFLVFPVAFLGGILMMSGYFFMELAFFDLSVASADILGNFLQGIVGSICGTILFYPLFKLPIIKYLDNSANACLLEKMGS comes from the coding sequence ATGAATAGGAGAAAATGGATTACTTATATTTCATTAAGTGCTATATTCATTGCCTTAAATATTGTATTGACAATATACCTTATAATCCCACTTCCAGGACAAGGATATGCAAATTTATCTGATGCAATAATAATTTTATTATCTAGTTTGATTCATCCATTATTAGGAGCAGTAGTTGGAGCTATCAGTGGTGCCATTAGTGATTTAATTCTTGGATATGGAATCTATATTCCTTTTACTTTTTTAATAAAAGGGATTGAAGGATTAGTTGTAGGATATATTTTAAGAATTATATTTAAATCAAAACCTAAAATTGGCTTATTTTTAGTTTTTCCAGTTGCTTTTTTAGGTGGAATACTTATGATGAGCGGATATTTTTTCATGGAACTTGCTTTTTTTGATTTATCAGTTGCAAGTGCGGATATCTTAGGAAATTTTTTACAGGGAATAGTTGGATCTATTTGTGGAACAATTTTATTTTATCCATTGTTTAAATTACCTATTATCAAATATTTAGATAATAGTGCAAACGCCTGTTTATTAGAAAAAATGGGCTCTTAA